The window ttgattttttttttctctcttcattaaAAGTGCGTTGCAGCAGAGTGTGCAGTCACTGTTGGAGTTTCTCCTCCAGATGTCTCTGTGAACTCCAGATGCTCTCGGATGCTGTCTCATACAATCATCCTTCTTCATTCCCACTAACAATTAGGTAATGAAGTATTGATTTTTAGTTAGATTCATATTGATGCTATTAGCTTTGCATTGATAAATCACTGATGCTGGGAACCAGACCAGGAAGACATTACAGTGCGTTAATCTGATGGATACGCTTTCTTCTTCCTGCACGTCTCCCTCGACCTCGAATGTCACACTTCATCCTTGTTGTCTTTTAAAGCGGGTTCACCATGAAGGCTCGACAAACGTCTCCGTTTATAAAGGTGTTATTCCAGGTTGAGAATGCGGGCTTCCATTATTTGATCAAGCCTATGATTATATTGTTTAATGTCGCAATTAAAAGAAAGAGCAAGCCAGGCTAACTGGAAATTACTTTAAATTCACAGAGTGAATTATTCTATTACATTtagtgaaaaaatgttttacttaaCTTTCATTCCTGATCAATGTCATTCGGTCCAAGATGCATAAGAATATACGTTAAAAGACTGTCATCATATAACATTAAATACCACACCTTTCCATTATTACACATCTAAGTGTAAGTTTTCATTACCTTcaattttaacataaattaaccgcttttatactttattttgaCCTTACTTGGCCAGaaatttgacctttaacctcttaGAACCTATGATATGACCTTAATACATAATTCTACTTAACTGGGTCCACATTTGAGGACAATAACCCTAACATCTACCATCTTCTTAGACAGATCTTATTATATGgatattgggggggggggtgttctttGGTTTTACTTATTAGGTTTCAATACGGcaaaaaagcagacaaactcttaaaaaatgcatttctaaGAGGAGCACAGCTCTATTTAAAACGAAAGAACGGCTCAAAAATGAAGTCAGTTTTATGATGCAGTGTTCacttggcacacacacacacacacacacacactaacttggTCCTGACAGCTGTCAGTCCAATCGGCCACCGGTCGATCTTTCCTCTCTGCTCGACCACAGCCGGGCGTTTCTCTGTCAGACAACATATGTCGCTGCGTTCCTGCCGCTCGGAGCGTCCTGACAGTTTCCACTCCCGGAGCCCGTGGCCAATCGGAGCCTCGCTCTGAGAACATGATCTCTGATGTCTCTCAGGCAGCGAACCCATGCTGTCACTGCACCAAGCTACACCACCACCCAATGACAAACACAGAGTGACAAGGACGTGCAGGCACACcagtgtccacacacacaaacacacacacggtcgTACAAATATTCACCATCCACTGATATGTGAGGCAACAGttgatgtcagatttttttgggggggggatttattttaatggttttagtGATTTTGTTAAAAGTTCCCTGTGAATTTGTTCCAGTCAAGTTTGACATTAAACATCTGATAAAAGTCTCCATCAAAACTCTCTCCATATTTTGtggatgtgaaaatgtgttAGGAGATGTTtcacagcaaacattttaaccagagatttaaagaaaaaaacaactgccaCATGAGGATCTCCATTAGGATGGGATTAAACTGAGGAGGAAAGGTAATAGTAACTTGCCTGGTACTCAGTGAATAACCTGTCAAAGGCTGCAAAATAAAAACCGCAAAACCTTCCATCAAAACCCTCAGGAGCCTCAAAATCAAATCATCCCTCcacattcacattaaaaaaaaactctcaatGCAAGATTTGATAGAATTGTCTTTCTCGTTTTTGATGTTCTGTTAAATAACTGACTTCATGACCTCCTTGGTGTAAATGAAGCAGGGCCTCAGCAGCGCCATCTCTTGACATAGCTCGCCATCTGCTGGTGAAAATCAGCAACTGCAGCATTTAGAGGCGACCAGAAATTACTGTACTATTAGTGGTAATActataattaatattataataattgtTACTATACTAATGGATAGTAACAATTTCATGTTAGTACAACATAAGCACAATCAAATTTTAACTGTAATTCTGAAATTTCAGTTGACATTTGTATaacaaaaaacatgtgttttGCATGCGAGATGCTTTGGTAATAACAACAGTACTATTATCATATAAATCTACatgaacttttttattttcacagtcAGACAAAAATGAGGAGTTGCTGAAAATAGAAATTCTGTTACCAACaaaattctgaaacatttttatatcgTCACAAAAACTGTAAGAGCTCAACTTTAAGCTTAAAGACTGtataaaaaaagttaaacttgCATAAAATCGACATTTGTCACTCCTCTTCTTCAGTGCATATCAATAACATCTCTAATAGTGCCGTCATTCACTAACAACCCAGCACTCGAACGAGTCGCTgaggaaaatcattttaaaaaaacattttctgctgctgctacaaatatcaaatatttacGAGTGATAAAATTCCACTCTGCaaacaagttagaacattaaataaaacaattcactattttttttaaaaaacacacataaaagtCAAAACTCCGAGAAAATAATTCATGCATTCTCCCAAGAATTAAAAAGTATGATGGCTTTCTGTCAAATGCATAGACTGAGGACTAAAATATCAACGCTGAACGGATCTGCCAACAGGAACcaacttttaaaaatacaaatatttcctGGTAGCATTTGATTCTATTGCAGCGGTTTCTGCCGACACGATGCTCCACAAACAGGAACGACCCGACGTTTCCTGAGAGGGAGAGAACGAGACCAACTCGACAGTTTCCTTGTTGGACGTACAGGTGGTCGTTTGAACCGGTCGGTTTGACAATCGGCTACGATGGTGGCCACCAGCGTAGGTATATTTCATTAGAGGTCCTGTTCTGGTGGCTGATCGGCCACTGAAGCTAAAGCCTGGATGCAGATTAAAACAGACCTTAAAGAGTTGCATAGGCTCGAACTCTGAAACGTTCTACGAATGTGGGGGTTTAAAAGCGGATATTTCATCTGTGGAGTTTACTGAAGAATGTTGAGACGATCACATGACCGACCTTAAACTGAACGACGAaagcaggtcatgtgacccaacTGTGGGCACcgtaaaaacattcaaatggaGGTAAAGTGATGCGTTCAGGTCCTACCTGAGATGTGTTCACatctttttaaagtggcgtctGGACTTGAAGGTGTTTGTGacctttttttcctgcaaacATTTCCTCTTCACAACGACCTGGAGCGAGACCTGTTTTTATAGgacgtgtgtgtgcgttggtgtgtgtgttggtacctAACTTATCtacactgaacaaaaacaaacaaacaaacacgcatgcacgaCATTTGAACTGAAACAACCAGAACTACACGTGACATCCGTGACGCCGTCTCCTCAGGAGTCGTGGCTGCTTCTCCTAGAGGGGGAGGGCGAGGGTCCTCCTTGATCGGCGGCGTCCGAACCTGATGGGGGTTTACGTTCCTTTGTGGAGAGATCCTGAGGGTGAACTGGAGTGGCTGCTCACCTGTGTGGGGTGGGGAGGAAAGGCGGGGGGGTTAAGTGTGAGATTTTGCATTGGAATCACCTCAAAACGGTTTATTTTATGTTCCCGCCCCCTGATGAGACCCGGGTTTAAAGTTTCCTGACCGACGACCCAAAACGCGTGACAGACGCTGGCGTGGAAACGACACGCCGCATTTAAacacggacaaaaaaaaacgcCATCGAGTTGAGTTGTGTGATTAAATAAAACCTACTTGTTTAGAAGCGTCAGAGGCGGAACCGACTTCTTTCCCGTAATTTCCGTTGAACTGCAGCAGCgctgggaagaaaaaaaaaaaaaaagtgacacgTTTGTCATTTCTCATTCTGCTCTTCAAGTGTTTTATAACGTGAGTCAATATTGAGCTAAATACCTGCGAACAAAAACTCCTCACCTTGTGGATCCATCCTGGGATCGACGAACCCCCAGTGCTGGTAGAGACCCGCCGGGTCGTGGGGGCTGTAGTGTTTCAGGAGGCTTAAAATATTCACGTCCATCGGCGTGTCCCCCGCCGGGTCGTTTTTTCCCTGAGCGAAACGCAGCGAGTCGAAATACGCCTTGTGATCCCACATGTTGACGGACGCCCACAGATCGGGACCCGCCGGGCTGGAGGAGGAGTCCCACGACTGCCTGCGGGGTGGGGGTCCGTCCGCGGTGGGGTTGGATGGAGCGGCGCCGTGTTTTCTGGCCAACATGAAACCCAGACCCTCCTGAGGGAAGTTTGCTTCTCCTGCAGACGGGTGGGCCGTGGGTTTGGGCTGACACGCGACCCGGTATCCAGCCGTGCTCTTCCTGGGAACCAGAATCCTGGACGGCATCGCCCGGCGACCGGAGCGCTTGCTTTCACTGTCTTTCGCCCGCTTCTCTTCACCACATTTCTTGTGAGGTAGGACTCCCACGGTCTCATCAGAACCAGACTCCTTTGGCTGATGCTTGGACTTGACGACTCCTGATTGGCCCTTGGGGGCCGCGTGCTTGCTGCCCTTGTGGATGGCGTATTCTGGAGGCACCGTGCGCTGGCTCCTCGGCGCAGGAAAAACCGGGCAGTCCTTACCTTCCAGGAACGGCGGCGGTCCGGTGCGTCTCCACTGGTTCACGCTTGACCTTAAGCTCTTGGGGTTGTTGATGTACGGCGCCCACTTGGGCGCCACCGAGCTGCTGGCGTCCACTTTGTGTGCGAGCCGCTGATGGATCCACAGCACCTCTGGGTAGCTGCTGGTGTGGGCGCAGTACGGGCACTGATGCCTCACCAGGCCTTTGGTTTGCACCACGTGATTCACCGCGGCGTGTCCTTCACCCGCTGAGGACAGGTTCAGGAGGCTTTCAGCGTCGTCGGGCTGCGGcctctgacctttgacatcAGCACCTGTGACGATGGGCTCTGTGGAGGTGTGGCTCGGCAGACACGTGTACGGGTTCCAGTACGGCTGACTCAGCATCACGCTCCTGCTCCTGAGGTAGTCCGTGTATCTGTGTTTGCTGAGGGAACCCAGGACGTCCtggtgctgcagcagcaggtgggACCCGAACGCCGAGGCGTCGCTGGCGTGGAAATCACAGTGATGACAGAAGTGTGTTGTTTTATctgtggggggttggggggggggcaacgtcACGGAGAAAGAGTTATAAAACACAGTGATATaattaacaaggcagtcacagtgccctgaaagtagtacctgactagtgcatatcTTTggcctttcagggtaggtcaaagctatgcactagctgtgaccatagatcaaagctagtgcattggTAGATCAAAGTGCCTTGATCTAccaatgcactagctttgatctacctatgcactaccTTTGACCACAGCTATGCACTAGATTTGGtaaaagctagtgcatagctgtgaccatagatcaaaggtagtgctttgatctacctatgcactagctttgatctatggtcaaagttATGCACTTTGTTTGATCAAAGGTAGATCAAAGAacttgctttgatctacctacttgctttgatctacctatttgctttgatctacctactTGCTTTGATctaaggggatgaaaatgagataatgaccttgaccttgagaaaagtacgtcaaggtaaaattttaacttttgtacactcaggaaccgaataggatagaaagacgagggagaaggccagttaGACTAAGACCGTcgagctttgatctatgaaagtaggtcagagcactagctgtgATCTGTGACCTACGGaagcaggtcagggtaacattgtgaattcaggggtgttgcgggacgTTTCAGTCTgtaactgccttggttcttgttactTCAATCATTCTCTTATGTGTTCATTAAACACAAATTTCCTTATTTCCTTTCCATAAAAGTTCATATAAATCTAGTTGTGGTAAATTCATCAATGGAACCTGTTTATTAAATGTGCTACTTGTGAGATTTATCTCTTCACAAAAACAGTGTCCTTTTTACAAATCAAACTTATTTCTTGCATAAATTAAGTAAATGCAGACATTCTCCCGGATTGTGAACCTAGGGTTTTGTTTTCACGAGTGACAGTGGGCAAAAATATTTTAGGAACTGACTGACATAAagagtctttaaaaaaattaggtGACAAAGTCTTTTGAAACCCTTCCTGCTTAAACAAGAGGAAGCAGAAGTTCACTAGAGGTCTCCCTTCTCCACAGCGTCTCCTCACTGCCTTTCCCCCCCAGAGAACGACTTGTTCTCATATCAGAGAGACTTTTGGTTCATCAGCACCGCTGGACTTGTTTCTAATTTGAAAAAGTCGTATTTGCACATCCATGAATATTCactaaaaacacaagaacataATATTCATCACAGAGGCTTAACTGACCTGAACCCCGTCATCAAAGCGATCAGAATCCCGTCTTAACTGTACCGACGGTCCGATGAGGCGGTTGACTTACCCTCCTGCTCTCTGCTCCTCACGATGTTCGCCTGTTCCGCCGCCAGCCCAACGTCTTTGGCCGTCCTCGTCTGCAGCACCTCGTAAAACGCGTGACCCAGTCCGTTCAACAGGATGCGATCCTTCTGGCAGAGCGGCTTGTCGCCCCCTTGAGTCCGGTCGAGGTAGGCGTCGCCTTTTATCTTCTTACCGTAAGCACTGGAGGCGTCCGccggcttcctcttcctgtcggGCTTCAGGGGTACATACTCGCCCTTCTCCACGTCGTATGCCACTTCGGCGTCAGCGAGCCGTTCCTCCCATCCGTGACCTTTCTCTGTGACCTCGGCTAGtcgccccctagtggccaaCTGCCACGCCTGGTAGCTGCAAACTGGATCGAGCGCTGGAATCCGCCTGCCAAGACTCTTTTCCTCAGAGACTCTCTTTGGACCGACACACATGAGGTCCAAACCTTCcagaaaatgtcttttatcGGCGTCCGTCTCCGACATTTCAAACTGTTCTTGACGTATTTTTTGCGTCTGATGACAGCCGTGGTTCAATTTGTGCAGCTTTTCGTGCAAACGCAGCGCCCTGCAGTCCGAGAAGAAGTTCCCGCAGCCGCCGCAGAGCTCGTAGAGGCACTCGTCGTTCACCAGCGACGCCGCGTCCTGGGGAACCCCGTTGATGGTGATCGGCGGCTCGTTGCTTCTGTCTCCTCGCAGCTGCGCTTTGTGGATGCGCATGTGACTCTGGAGGAACCACGCCTGGCGGAAGCGGCGTCCGCAGATCCGACACCCGTAATCCTGGGAGCTGCGGTGGCGTTTCATGTGCGACTTGAGGAGCAACACCTGAGAGAAAACTTGACCGCAAACGCTGCAGGTGCAGGAAACGCCGTCGTCTTCGTCGCCGTCCTCAACGCCgtccctgtttttcttcttcgtaCCTTTCTTCTTCACCTTCCCATTGACGGCGTGACTTTTCTGTGGCGTGCTGACAATTTCGGAGGGCTCGAGCGTTTCGGGGACGTCTAGGGCTCCGTCCGCGTCTCTCAGATCGTGGCCCAGCAGGCCCAGCTTGTGGCTGCGGATGTGGGCCTTCAAGCTGCCCTTCTGCGCCGCCCTGTGGTCGCAGTAGGGACACTTGTACGGCTTCTCCCCCGTGTGTCTCCTCATGTGCTGGGACAGAGAGCTCAGGAGAGGAAAGCTTCGCCCGCAGATCCCACAGGCGTGGCCGGAGATCGCCACTTCGTCCGTCTCCGCCGTCGAGTTCGGCGacgcctcctctctctcttcagtCTCCATTGCTTTTGCTGGAGCGCAagtgtgtcaaaaaaaaaaaaaaaaaaagcaatgccGCGAAGCGTTTAGCCACAAATATctggaaatagaaaaagaaacaccGTCGTCATTTAACAGTTCATAAACAGATGAAAGAAACAGTTGGGTgtcattaatattacattattatatcaTTCTTTTTAGTACACTGGGACATTTTTTTCAGCATAGTACAGGCTGGCATGTCTGTGAAGTTTAAAACTTAATTTAGACtagagaaaagtaaaaagaaatgaCCTGCTAGAGCTGCAAACCGGAAACACAAGTGGACGTCATCGCTTCCCGAGCTgaatgtgacacaaacacaaagggaacttgttttctttgatttcaGACGCCTTCATTAATACATTAAAGGCGACGACTTGAAAGCAAAGACCCAATAAAAACAACGACTGGATAACCGACGGGAGGAGAATCTCAAACCGACAACTCCTTGTCCCTAAAACCGATGACCTTTGTCCTCTGAGTGGAGGAGCGACAGCGGTCTGTGCTCGTTACACacccacatgtgtgtgtgtgtgtgtcactcgtTGGGTTCCCTATGTTTAAATTGAGTGTGTGAGGCCAAGCATGAACAGACGCATTCATCCCTGGTCAACCAGGATGTACCCTAAGGGGCAGTTCACTCTAATTCACGATCAATAGTCCATTATCAGCAaatttatgcacacacacacacacacacacacacacacacacacacacaaaccacaaacTGGGGTGAGATGTTGGGGAATGAAGCGCATTCCTAAATATTACTATTTAAATATCATAGAATTAAACCTTTATAAAGATAAAACTTCAGACACATTCAACCCAAAACCCGTCCAGGAGAACTGACCTTTGTtctttcaaaaaagaaaaaagaaaaaaacagtagaTCAAAGTGTATTCTTGATAAACCTTTAAACCTTTAATTTGTCAGACTTCTCTACATGGCTGTTTAACCAGTCAGGCATTGGAGAAAGAAAAGACCTGCTATTGTGTTGGCCGCACCAGAACTGTCACATCGCCTCACGTCTGGCTCTCCATCCCTCGTTGGGGGGTCAAGAGAGGTATTGTTAAAGCAAAGAGGCCTCGTCCACATCGCTGTCCTCCAACACGGCGAGGAGGCGGGACCAAAGATGAGTCCTGTTTGTCTTGTCTTGAATACAAAAGGGGGgggaaagaattttttttttaaaaatcacacgATTTTCTAACTTTGTCCAATTATTCGGGCTTTCATCCGAGGTGCCTGGATGCACGCCCGATCGTGGGCTCGTGATGATCCCCTCCTACCGGAATGGGTGTCAGGAGGAGTCGGGGAGGTTTTTCTCCCCTGAACGTGACAGGTGTCTGGTGGGCAGACGCCGTCAGATTAGCGCCAGGGCGATGTGGAAC of the Antennarius striatus isolate MH-2024 chromosome 14, ASM4005453v1, whole genome shotgun sequence genome contains:
- the LOC137607471 gene encoding zinc finger protein 516-like — protein: METEEREEASPNSTAETDEVAISGHACGICGRSFPLLSSLSQHMRRHTGEKPYKCPYCDHRAAQKGSLKAHIRSHKLGLLGHDLRDADGALDVPETLEPSEIVSTPQKSHAVNGKVKKKGTKKKNRDGVEDGDEDDGVSCTCSVCGQVFSQVLLLKSHMKRHRSSQDYGCRICGRRFRQAWFLQSHMRIHKAQLRGDRSNEPPITINGVPQDAASLVNDECLYELCGGCGNFFSDCRALRLHEKLHKLNHGCHQTQKIRQEQFEMSETDADKRHFLEGLDLMCVGPKRVSEEKSLGRRIPALDPVCSYQAWQLATRGRLAEVTEKGHGWEERLADAEVAYDVEKGEYVPLKPDRKRKPADASSAYGKKIKGDAYLDRTQGGDKPLCQKDRILLNGLGHAFYEVLQTRTAKDVGLAAEQANIVRSREQEDKTTHFCHHCDFHASDASAFGSHLLLQHQDVLGSLSKHRYTDYLRSRSVMLSQPYWNPYTCLPSHTSTEPIVTGADVKGQRPQPDDAESLLNLSSAGEGHAAVNHVVQTKGLVRHQCPYCAHTSSYPEVLWIHQRLAHKVDASSSVAPKWAPYINNPKSLRSSVNQWRRTGPPPFLEGKDCPVFPAPRSQRTVPPEYAIHKGSKHAAPKGQSGVVKSKHQPKESGSDETVGVLPHKKCGEEKRAKDSESKRSGRRAMPSRILVPRKSTAGYRVACQPKPTAHPSAGEANFPQEGLGFMLARKHGAAPSNPTADGPPPRRQSWDSSSSPAGPDLWASVNMWDHKAYFDSLRFAQGKNDPAGDTPMDVNILSLLKHYSPHDPAGLYQHWGFVDPRMDPQALLQFNGNYGKEVGSASDASKQVSSHSSSPSGSLHKGT